A genomic stretch from Amycolatopsis sp. 195334CR includes:
- a CDS encoding thermonuclease family protein produces the protein MRTTPGIPQSSMGRLPKWLKVTLSGFGVLFVFALIFGESPADERPASAPTVTVAPTTTTPASAVPQPAEYVVAEISNGHTVRLTGPAGPKTARILGVETPPPSGESCFRTEAYDWAKQMLAGKEVVAVVDDTRDVVLSLVLADGTDYVAKALETGHAKYVTDVALGSAAAGLRSAEAAAKAAGLGLWAAPCGGVITSAPVPEPQPVPVPAPQPEPKPQPEPKPQPAPKTEAKPEPAAPPKTTTKAPPAAGYYKNCDAARAAGAAPLHRGEPGYRPQLDRDDDGVACE, from the coding sequence ATGCGCACCACTCCGGGTATTCCCCAGAGCTCGATGGGCCGCCTGCCGAAATGGCTCAAGGTCACCCTTTCCGGCTTCGGGGTGTTATTCGTTTTCGCCCTCATCTTCGGTGAATCACCCGCGGACGAGAGACCCGCGTCCGCGCCGACGGTCACCGTCGCGCCCACGACGACCACTCCGGCGAGCGCGGTCCCGCAGCCCGCCGAGTACGTGGTCGCCGAGATCAGCAACGGCCACACCGTCAGGCTGACCGGCCCCGCCGGACCGAAAACCGCGCGGATCCTCGGCGTGGAAACCCCGCCGCCCTCCGGTGAGAGCTGCTTCCGCACCGAGGCCTACGACTGGGCGAAGCAGATGCTCGCGGGCAAGGAGGTGGTGGCGGTGGTGGACGACACCCGGGACGTGGTGCTCTCGCTGGTGCTGGCCGACGGCACCGACTACGTGGCCAAGGCGCTCGAAACCGGGCACGCCAAGTACGTCACGGACGTGGCACTCGGCAGCGCGGCCGCCGGCCTGCGCTCGGCCGAAGCGGCGGCCAAGGCGGCCGGGCTCGGGCTGTGGGCGGCGCCCTGCGGCGGGGTGATCACCAGCGCGCCGGTGCCGGAACCGCAGCCGGTGCCAGTGCCCGCGCCGCAGCCCGAACCGAAGCCGCAGCCCGAACCGAAGCCGCAGCCCGCGCCCAAGACCGAGGCCAAGCCCGAGCCGGCGGCCCCGCCCAAGACCACCACCAAGGCGCCGCCCGCCGCCGGGTACTACAAGAACTGCGACGCCGCCCGTGCCGCCGGGGCCGCCCCGCTGCACCGGGGCGAGCCCGGCTACCGGCCGCAGCTCGACCGCGACGACGACGGCGTCGCCTGCGAATGA